The proteins below are encoded in one region of Microbispora sp. NBC_01189:
- a CDS encoding FecCD family ABC transporter permease, whose product MSVVRAVAVRPVVAGIVAVRPRAVAVGIGCLLLALAFGVLAVGGGDYPMSPADVLRTLTGGGGPAEDFVVRELRLPRVVTALVVGAALALAGAIFQSLVRNPLGSPDLLGFTQGAATGALLVVVAGGGSAALAGGAVLGGVVTGVAIYLLAWRGGLHGHRLVLVGIGATAVLTGVNGYLLTRGRLMEAARAMLWLTGSLDGRGWEDALPLLAATAVLVPVVLLGCARPLAMTEMGDDLARGLGVRVQGLRLVLTAAAVLLASLAAAAAGPVSFVALTAPHLARRMTRTPGPNLLTAACVGAALLTGADLAAQRLFGDHQLPVGVVTGVLGGGYLVWLLAAQRKAGRI is encoded by the coding sequence GTGAGCGTGGTCCGCGCCGTCGCCGTGCGGCCCGTGGTGGCCGGGATCGTCGCCGTGCGCCCCCGGGCCGTGGCCGTGGGGATCGGCTGCCTGCTGCTGGCCCTCGCCTTCGGCGTGCTCGCGGTCGGCGGCGGCGACTACCCGATGAGCCCGGCCGACGTGCTGCGCACCCTCACGGGCGGCGGCGGCCCGGCCGAGGACTTCGTCGTACGCGAACTCCGGCTGCCCCGGGTGGTGACCGCGCTGGTCGTGGGCGCGGCCCTCGCGCTGGCCGGCGCGATCTTCCAGTCGCTCGTGCGCAATCCGCTGGGCAGCCCCGACCTGCTCGGCTTCACCCAGGGCGCCGCGACGGGCGCGCTCCTGGTGGTGGTCGCGGGCGGCGGCAGCGCGGCCCTCGCGGGCGGCGCGGTGCTCGGCGGCGTCGTCACCGGAGTGGCGATCTATCTCCTGGCCTGGCGCGGAGGCCTGCACGGCCACCGCCTCGTGCTGGTGGGCATCGGCGCGACCGCGGTCCTCACGGGAGTCAACGGCTATCTGCTGACCCGCGGACGGCTGATGGAGGCGGCCCGCGCCATGCTGTGGCTCACCGGCAGCCTGGACGGCCGGGGCTGGGAGGACGCCCTCCCGCTGCTCGCGGCGACGGCGGTGCTGGTCCCGGTGGTGCTGCTCGGCTGCGCGCGGCCCCTGGCGATGACCGAGATGGGCGACGACCTCGCCCGCGGCCTCGGTGTGCGGGTGCAGGGACTGCGGCTGGTCCTGACGGCGGCGGCCGTGCTGCTCGCCTCCCTCGCGGCGGCCGCCGCCGGGCCGGTGTCGTTCGTGGCGCTCACCGCGCCGCATCTGGCCCGGCGGATGACCCGGACCCCCGGGCCCAACCTGCTCACCGCGGCCTGCGTGGGCGCCGCGCTGCTGACCGGCGCCGACCTCGCGGCGCAACGGCTCTTCGGGGACCACCAGTTGCCGGTGGGAGTGGTGACG
- a CDS encoding FecCD family ABC transporter permease, with amino-acid sequence MVVTESSQLSGPARAPRKHPEKTRPMAALLGPVAGPVVGPALALLAVLVLSLGLGARPMSPAEVWQGLVDTGSGAYTVVHEMRLPRTLLGLLAGAALGVAGGVMQALTRNPLADPGLLGINAGASAAVATAAGLLGVATFQGYVWFALAGAAAVSVLVYGVGGGRAATPARLALAGAAINAALYSYVNGTMLLDAASLETMRFWTVGSLASAQSGTVAMVAPFVAAGLLLALALARPLNALALGDDSARSLGARPALIRTAAIVAVTLLCGAATAACGPIVFVGLMVPHLVKALTGPDLRRLLPCCAVLAPALLLGADVVGRIVARPGELQAGIVTAVLGGPLFLYYVRRKVRA; translated from the coding sequence GTGGTCGTCACCGAGTCATCGCAGCTCAGCGGGCCCGCACGGGCACCGCGAAAACATCCGGAGAAGACCCGGCCGATGGCGGCGCTGCTCGGACCGGTGGCTGGGCCGGTGGTCGGGCCGGCGCTCGCGCTGCTCGCCGTCCTCGTGCTGAGCCTCGGGCTCGGCGCCCGGCCGATGTCCCCCGCCGAGGTCTGGCAGGGGCTCGTGGACACCGGGTCCGGCGCGTACACGGTGGTGCACGAGATGCGGCTGCCCCGCACCCTGCTCGGGCTGCTCGCGGGCGCGGCGCTGGGAGTGGCGGGCGGGGTCATGCAGGCGCTGACCCGCAACCCGCTCGCCGACCCCGGCCTGCTGGGGATCAACGCCGGGGCCTCCGCGGCGGTGGCGACCGCCGCCGGGCTGCTGGGGGTGGCGACGTTCCAGGGCTACGTCTGGTTCGCGCTGGCCGGCGCGGCGGCCGTCTCCGTGCTCGTGTACGGCGTGGGCGGCGGGCGCGCGGCCACCCCGGCGCGGCTGGCGCTCGCCGGAGCCGCGATCAACGCCGCGCTCTACTCGTACGTGAACGGGACGATGCTGCTCGACGCGGCCTCGCTGGAGACGATGCGCTTCTGGACGGTCGGCTCGCTGGCGAGCGCGCAGAGCGGGACGGTGGCCATGGTCGCGCCGTTCGTCGCGGCAGGGTTGCTGCTGGCCTTGGCGCTGGCCCGGCCGCTCAACGCGCTCGCCCTCGGCGACGACTCCGCCCGGTCGCTCGGCGCGCGTCCCGCCCTGATCCGTACGGCCGCCATCGTGGCCGTGACGCTGCTGTGCGGGGCGGCGACGGCGGCCTGCGGGCCGATCGTCTTCGTCGGGCTGATGGTGCCGCACCTCGTCAAGGCGCTGACCGGCCCCGACCTGCGGCGGCTGCTGCCCTGCTGCGCGGTGCTCGCGCCCGCGCTGCTGCTCGGCGCGGACGTGGTCGGGCGGATCGTGGCCCGGCCCGGCGAACTGCAGGCGGGCATCGTCACGGCGGTGCTCGGCGGCCCGCTGTTCCTCTACTACGTGCGAAGGAAGGTGCGGGCGTGA